In the Natronobacterium texcoconense genome, one interval contains:
- a CDS encoding DUF5798 family protein — protein sequence MGLTSTAKKLQGLSDRAEAMYKQVQKLQERIIGLEEEMDDTHDTVKRLDHQISEQRELLIAIADEQGLDGEQILADAAIDEAELEDDGDDEAAEESVDEAETEA from the coding sequence ATGGGACTTACCAGCACTGCAAAGAAACTGCAGGGACTCTCGGACCGCGCCGAAGCGATGTACAAACAGGTACAGAAACTCCAGGAGCGGATTATCGGCCTGGAAGAGGAGATGGACGACACCCACGACACCGTCAAGCGACTCGACCACCAGATCTCCGAACAGCGCGAACTGCTGATCGCAATCGCCGACGAACAGGGACTCGACGGCGAACAGATCCTCGCGGACGCCGCGATCGACGAGGCCGAACTCGAGGATGACGGTGACGACGAGGCTGCTGAAGAGTCAGTCGACGAAGCCGAAACCGAAGCGTAA
- a CDS encoding PLP-dependent cysteine synthase family protein, with protein MTTHERPMESVLETIGQTPLVRIQDGAEDVRIYAKLESFNPGASVKDRIGRYMLERMLERGDIPAGGTVIEPTAGNTGIGLAIAAQQLGLDAIFVVPERFSQEKQQLMAALGAEVINTPTEDGMDGAIARAHELADELDDAVVPQQFANPLNTEAHYATTGPEIYEALNGEVGAVVAGCGTAGTLMGIARYGLEQDDETYVAAVEPEGSLYGEVVGEDREEGEYKIEGIGTHDPSTNELFDPELVDGVYPVADEDAHDELVRLAREEGHLVASSAGAASVAAKRVARKIADGEIETPHDTVVTVFPDSSERYLSKGIYRSFEEWSS; from the coding sequence ATGACGACCCACGAACGACCGATGGAGTCGGTACTCGAGACGATCGGTCAGACCCCGCTCGTTCGCATCCAGGACGGGGCCGAGGACGTCCGGATCTACGCGAAACTCGAGTCGTTCAACCCGGGAGCGAGCGTGAAAGACCGGATCGGCCGGTACATGCTCGAGCGGATGCTAGAGCGCGGCGACATCCCTGCGGGCGGGACGGTAATCGAACCGACCGCGGGAAACACGGGGATCGGGCTCGCGATTGCCGCCCAGCAACTCGGACTGGACGCCATCTTCGTCGTCCCAGAGCGGTTCAGCCAGGAGAAACAACAGCTAATGGCCGCGCTGGGTGCAGAGGTCATCAACACGCCGACCGAGGACGGGATGGACGGTGCGATCGCTCGCGCACACGAACTGGCCGACGAACTCGACGATGCCGTCGTCCCCCAGCAGTTCGCGAATCCGCTGAACACTGAAGCCCACTACGCGACCACCGGCCCCGAAATCTACGAGGCCCTGAACGGCGAGGTGGGTGCAGTCGTCGCCGGCTGTGGGACGGCAGGGACGCTCATGGGAATCGCCCGCTACGGGCTCGAGCAGGACGACGAGACGTACGTCGCCGCCGTCGAACCCGAAGGCTCGCTGTACGGTGAGGTCGTCGGCGAGGATCGCGAGGAAGGCGAGTACAAGATCGAAGGCATCGGCACCCACGACCCCAGCACGAACGAGCTGTTCGACCCCGAACTGGTCGACGGCGTCTATCCCGTCGCCGACGAGGACGCACACGACGAACTCGTCCGACTCGCACGCGAGGAAGGCCATCTGGTCGCCTCGAGCGCCGGCGCAGCGAGCGTCGCGGCGAAACGCGTCGCCCGGAAAATAGCGGATGGCGAGATAGAGACGCCACACGACACCGTCGTGACGGTGTTCCCGGACTCGAGCGAGCGGTAC